The DNA sequence GCCACCTGATCGGCGTCGACGCGATCGCCGTCGAGCGGGTTGCTCAGCTCGATCTCGAACGATGCGCCCGGCGGACACGGATCGGCGCGGCACCCGGCCCGCGCGATCGCCAGCGGTGGATAGGTGCGGAACCCGAAGCGCTGGGCGTCGGGCGACCGGTCCGGGCCCTCGCGCGACGGCGTGCCCGGCCCGACGGAGATCTCGACGCGGGCGTCGGGTGGCAGCGGCGCGGTGGTCACGAACGCCAGCCAGCGATCGCCCGGCCCCGCGGCGACGGCGTCACCGATCAGGCGCTGCAGCGCGGCGTGCCGACCGATCTCGGCGGCGGTCGCCAGGCGGGTCGGGTGGGTCGCGCCGGCGGCGGTCACGGTGATCGTTTCGAGCACCGCCGCTGGATCGATCTGCTGATCGAACGCGACGAACATCGGCGCGTCGCGGGGCTGCGGGCCGTCGCCCGGCCAGGTGGTGACGATCCGCGGCGTCGGCGTGGTGAACGTGAAGCGCGTGCTCGTGGTCAGCGTCGCGCCGCTCGCCGCGGTCGCGCCCTTGGCGATCGTGACGGTGTACGTGGTCGCCTGCGGGAAGCGCGTGCCCGGATCGAAGGTCAGCGTCTGCGCCCCGAGCCATCGCCACTGCCCCGGCGGCGTGGGCGTCAGCGTCGCGGGGACGGCGGTCGCGGCGTCGTCCTGCGCGGTCACGGCGACCATGGGCTGCGAGAACGTGACCTGCAGCTGCGGCGCGGTCGGCACGTCACCAGCGGGCGCGTAGCGCACCACGGTCAGCGGCGCGCGGCGACCGACGCGCGGCGGTGCGGGCTGCGCGGGCGGCGGGAACACGCCTGCGATGGTCGTGCTCGAGCGCGGTGGCGGCGCACCAGCACGCAGCGCGAAGGGAACCGCGTCGGTCGGCGTGGCCCGGATGGGCGCGACGCGATCGAGGACCGCCTGGGCGGCGGCGTCGTCGAGCGCGGTCGCGGGTGCGAGCTGAGACCGCACGGGCGCGGGCCGCGCGGCGGCACCGTCGGAGAGGCGCAGGGTCAGGCCGGTCGGCTCGACGGCAGGCGCGAGCGGCGCGCCGGCTGCGGCATTGACGACCGTGCGCGGGGCGCGCGCAGGGCGGGTCGGCCCACACGAGGTCGACGAAAAAACCACCAGCGTCACCGCCGCGAGGACCCGGAACATGAGGCTGTGCTGCATGGATGGCACTCCAACGGGGCCACCGCCTGGAGCGGTCTGACCTGACGTGCGCGAGTCGATGTTCGCTGCTGACCGGCCCGCGCGCCAGTCGTCTCGTCGGGCGTCGCACGCGGCCGGAGGGGACGGTCTTGGACCACGTTTCGGGCGGCCGATCGTCGCCGTGCGGTCGCCCGGGGGCCGGGTGTCAGCCGATCGGGTGTCAGCCGATCGGCTGTCAGCCGATCGGAGCGTCAGCCGATCGGGTGTCAGCCGATCGGAGCCTCGCCCGGCGGGTGTCGCCGGTCGGGTGTCAGCCGATCGGAGCGCCCCGCCGGGGGGGTCAGCCCGGTCGCGGTGTCAGCCGATCGGAGCTCGCCCCGGCGGGTGTCAGCCGGTCGGGTGTCAGCCGATCGGAGCTCGCCCGGGTCGGGTGTCAGCCGATCGGGTGGCAGCCGATCGGGTGGCAGCCGATCGGAGCCGCCGGTCGGGTGTCAGCCGATCGGGGCTCGCCCGGGTCGGGTGTCAGCCGATCGGGTGTCAGCCGATCGGAGCTCGCCCAGGTCGGGTGTCAGCCGATCGGGTGTCAGCCGATCGGTGTCAGCCGAACGGAACCTCGCCCGGTGTCGCCGGTCGGGTGTCAGCCGATCGGAGCCTCGCCCGGCGGGTGTCGCCGGTCGGGTGTCAGCCGATCGGAGCCTCGCCCGCCGGGTGTCGCCCGGCCGGTGTCAGGTACGATCGTGACCGTTGGTTGGCAGGGACAGCGTGAAACCGCACATGGACGGGCGCGGGCGGCACGGGGGCGCAGCTGCTCCAGTGGGGACGTCCAGTGGGGACAGGCTCCTGGGTCCCAACCCAATGTGATCATTTCAGATTTCAGGCCTACCGCGTCAAACGAGGGGACATGATCGTGGGCCTCAACCATTCAAGATCAATAGGGAATTCTGTCGTACTGCAACGAATCAGCGGCAGCGCCAGTCCCGGCGCCGGGCGATTGGGGAACAGCCGATCGGGACGGCCAGGCGGCACGGAGGCGCAGCTGCCCCCAGTGGGGACAGGCTCCTGGGTCCCAACCCAATGTGATCATTTTAGATTTCAGGCGTACCGCGTCAGAATAGGGGACATGATCTTGGGCCTCAACCCTCCAAGACCAATGGGGAATTCTGGCGTACTGCAACGAATCATCGTCCAGTCCTGAGCGACCAGTCCCGAGCGACCTGGGGCCGGGCGATCGGGCCGCCATCACGGGGTCCCTGACCGGTCCCAGCGGCCGAGGGTCCGCGGATCGGGAGGCGGATCTTCGGAAGCCAGCATGCTCCGCGAACCTGACGGAGATTCAGGCGCGGTACGGCGTAAATCACTATTGATTTCGATGTGTAGAGACCAAGGAGCCTGTCCCCGAGGTTGGTCCCAGCGGCCGAGGGTCCGCGGATCGGGAGGCGGATCTTCGGAAGCCAGCATGCTCCGCGAAGCTGACGGAGATTCAGACGCGGTACCTCGTAAATCACTATTGATTTCGAGGTGTTGAGACCTAGGATCCTGTCCCTTTTTCGGCCGCGGTAGGCCGAAATTCTATAGTGATGTCGATGGGTTGAGACCCAGGAGCCTGTCCCCGAAAATGGCTGACGGCGCCGGGTGGCGCCGTCAGGGTGGCTGGAGGCTAGCGACTAGCGGTGGTTGGGACGGGTCGGCGAGGAGGGCTCGCGGACGACGGGCGGAGCCGAGGGCTCACGGGGCGGCGGGGCCGAGCGGGTCGGCGGGGCCTGCGGCGTCCGCGCGGGCGGCGTGGGGGTCGCGCGGGTCGGCGGGGCCTGCGGCGTCCGGGCGGGCGGCGTGGTCCGGGCCGGGGGCGGCGCCGACGGCGTGATGGTCCGGGGCCGCGGCGCGATCGGCTGGGGGGCCGGGCGCGACGGGCGGTCGGGCTGCTGCACCACCGGCGGGGCCGACGGCTCACGCGGGGGCGGCGCCGAGACCGGCGGCTGGGGCCGGGGCTGCGCCTGGATCGGCCGCGTCGGCGGGGGCGGCGTCGGACGGACCGGCCGCACCGGGGCCGGCTGATAGACCGGCGGGCGCGCCGGCGGCGGCTGCACCACCGGCGGGGCCGACGGCTCGCGCGGCGGCGGCACGTAGATCGGCGGCTGCGGCTGCGGCGGACGGACGATCGGCGGCTGCGCGACTGGGCCCTGCGGCTGGACGATCGGCGGCCGAGGCTGCGTGATCGGCGGCTGCACGACGGGCGGCCGGGGCTGGTTGCCCTGGACGATCGGCGGCCGGGGCTGGTTGCCCTGGACGATCGGCGGCCGGGTCGCGATCGGCGGCCGACCCTGACCGCGGTGGTCCTGGACCTGGGCGCGGGGCGGCAGCCGGTCCGGGGTCGACCAGTAGCCCGGGTAATAGACGTACTGACTGTTGGAGTAGTCGTAGTACGGCTGGACGTAGTAGTAGCCCGGCTGCTCCTGGACCCAGCGGCCCGACATCCAGACCCACTCGAAGCTGTTCCAGTGCCAGTACCCGTCGATCCAGACGTAGCCGTAGCCCGGCGACTGGGTCATCGACTCGTACAGAGCCGGGGGCGGCATGCTGCTGGCGTAGGCGACGGAGGGCTCCCCTACGTAGACGCCGCCTGACGCGTACATGCTGCCCGAGCTCGAGTAACCGTAACCTGCGTTCACGGGGCGTGCGTCGCGAACGACACACGCCTGGGCGGCGAACGCGAGGCCGGCGATTCCAAACAACTGTGCAAGGCGGCGCATCTTCATAAGTTCCTCCGGGACGGGTCTTCGACGGCGTGGAGCTGCGAAGGATTCAAAGTCTAGTTGACGCTGCTCCCGACAACAAGTACTCAGAAAGGCCCATGAAAACGGTCTTCTCTGGGATCCAGCCGTCGGGTGATCTGCACATCGGCAACTACATCGGGGCGATTCGTAACTGGATCACTTTGCAAGACCAGTACCGATCCTTCTTCAGCATCGTCGACTACCACGCCATCACCCAGGACTACGCGCCCAAGGAGATGAGCAGGCGGGTGTTCGACATGGCCACGGACATCCTGGCCCTCGGCGTCGACCCGGACAAGGCCGTCCTGTTCGTGCAGTCGATGGTGCCGGAGCACACCGAGCTGTGCTGGGTGTTCGACGCGGTGACGGGACACGGCGACCTCGAGCGGATGACGCAGTTCAAGGATAAGTCGCAGAGCCAGCCCGACAACATCAACGCCGGCCTATTCCAGTACCCGGTGCTCCAGGCCGCCGACATCCTCCTCTACAAGGCCGAGCTGGTGCCCGTGGGCCAGGACCAGGTCCAGCACATCGAGCTGGCCCGGCGGATCGCGCGGTCGTTCAACCATCGCTGGGGCAAGGTGTTCCCCGAGTGCGAGCCGAAGCTGACGACGACGCCGAAAGTGCTCGGGCTCGACGGCCAGCAGAAGATGTCGAAGTCGCTCGGCAACCACATCCCGCTGTCGTCGATCGAGGAGAAGCCGCTGCGCAAGCTGCTGAGCCGCGCCGTCACCGACGTCAAGCGGGTCGAGCGCACGGACCCGGGCGACCCCGACGTCTGCAACGTGTTCGCGTGGCACGGCATCTTCTCGACCGACGAGGATCGCGCGTGGGTGCGCGAGGGCTGCACCACCGCCGGCATCGGCTGCGTCGACTGCAAGGGCCGCCTGGCCGAGCGCATCCTCGCGCACTTCGGGCCGTACCGGGAGCGCCGGGCCGAGCTGGTCGCGCACCCCGAGCGCGTCCGGGACGCGCTCTACGCCGGCGCCGAGAAAGCGCGCGCGGTCGCACGGAAGACCATGGACGAGGTCCATCACAAGCTAGGCTTGTGGCGATGACGGAGCCGACGTGGCGATGACGGAGCGGACGTGGCGAGACGCCCGCCGCGGTCGCGGCGGGGGGGGGGGGGGGGGGGGGGGGGGGCCGATGGAGCGACGTGGCGCTCGCGCTGACCTCCCGCCGCGGCGCGATCGCGGCCGCCGCGCGCGCGGTGATGGCGATGGCGCGCGCGGCGACGATGGAGCCGACGTGGCGCTCGCGCTGACCTCCCGTCGCGGCGCGATCGCGGCCGCGGCGAGCGCGGTGATGGCGATGGCGCTCGCGGCGACGATGCTCGGGCGCGGGTGCGGCGTCACGCGGCCCGGCCCCGAGGCGGCGGTGCGCGGCATGATCCAGGCGGCGCGCGCCGGCGATCGCAAGGCGGTCTGGCGGCTGCTGTCGCCCCAGACCCAGCGCGCCCTCGAGGACCGCGCCCGCAAGGCCACCGATCTGGTCGGCGCCAGCACCCGCTACACGGCGCTCGATCTGATCAGCGTCGGCACCTCCGACGACGTGCCGCCGCCGACCGACGTGCGCGAGGTGTCGCGCTCCGGCGACCGCGCCGTGGTCGAGGTCGGCGGGCCGACCGGCCGCGCGCAGATCGAGGTCGTGCGCGTCGACGGACGCTGGCGGATCGATCTGCCCGCCTACCGCGCGCCCTGAGCGGCGGGCGTCAGAACTCGCCCGGCGCCGCGAGCAGCGCCGGCGCGCACTCGAACGGCACCGCGAGCGACACGCCGTCGCGGGTGCCGTCGCCGTCGAGCTCGACGTCGGCGCGCAGGAGCTGCTGGCCGAACGCCGCGACCTCGCTCGCGGTGACCTCGCCGTCGTGGTCCTCGTCGAAGAACTGGTGCGCGGCGGCCGTGAACGAGTGCTCCGGGTGCGCCGCCATGTGCGCGACGGTCTGCCGGCCGACCTGATCGAGCGCCGTGGCCAGGCCGGCGCGATCGAGGACGCCGCCGATCCGCCCGCGGCACGGACCGCGCAGGTCGAGCTCGAGCCGGGCCTCGACCAGCGGGAACAGCACCGGCGGCTGATCGGGGAACAGCGGCACGCGGATGACGGCCTCGCCGTACTGCGCCGTCAGGACGCCGGCCAGGATCTCGCCGGTCAGCTCGCCGTCGACCGCGCCGGGGCCGAGCCGATCGGTGCCGTCGTAGCTCGGCGGCGCGCCGCTCATGCTCCACAGCTGCCAGGCGACCGAGCGATCGTTGGCCAGCGAGTCGGCGCGCACGACGTGCCCGAGGATCGTGTCGCCGCGGCTGAGCTGCTGGAGGTTGGCGTCGTCGATCGCGAGGCCGAGCGACCCGAGCGCGCCGAGCAGCATGCCCGCCTGGTTCTCGGGCATGTCGTCGTCGTCGAAGTCGAAGCCGACCGCGCGCCAGTCGGCGCCGGAGGCGGGGAACACCCAGCCGTGCTGGATGAATGCGTAGTAGGCGCCGGTGGTGACGTCCGGGGGACCGTCAGCGACCGGCGCGTCGGTGCACGCGAGGAGCGAGGCGGCGGCGAAGGAGGCGACGAGCGGGGTGAGGCGTGCGCGAACCATGCTGGTCGGTCCAGCAAACCACGTGCCGACGTGTTTTCGACCGGTTGAGGCCCGCGGGGGGCCAGAATCGGCGCTGGACCTGACAGCGGCGTCAGAGATCGAGCGCAAGCGCCGGCGCCAGGTCGCCGCCGGCGAGATCGACGTAGGCCTGACGGCGCGGCCGTCAGGGGTGCGCGTCGGCGCCCCAGGGCGGCGCGTCGGCGTCGAGGCCGCCGGGGGCCGCGTCATCGGGCAGCCACGGTTGGGCGTCGGGCAGCCACGGCTGGGCGTCGGGCAGCTACGGTTGGGCGTCGGGCAGCCACGGCTGGGCGTCGGGCAGCCACGGCTGGGCGTCGGGCAGCCACGGCTGGGCGTCGGGCAGCCACGGCTGGGCGTCGGGCAGCCACGGCTGGGCGTCGGGCAGCCACGGCTGGGCGTCGGGCAGCCACGGTTGGGCGTCGGGCAGCCACGGCTGGGCGTCGGGCAGCCACGGTTGGGCGTCGGGCAGCCACGGTTGGGCGTCGGGCGAGTACGGCGGCGCGTCGGGCAGGCCGCAGCCGCCATCGGGCTCCCACGGCTGGGCGTCGGGCGCGAAGGGTGGCGCGTCGTCCTGGACCCACGGCGGCGCGTCGGGCGAGTACGGCTGCGCGTCGGGCACGCCCGGATCGCCGGAGTTCTCGTCGAGGTAGAGCGTGCACGCCGACGAGGCGAGCACGCACACGAGCAGAGCGAGGCGCTTCATGCAGTGCAGGTGATGCGAGCGCGCCGGATCGATCAGCGAAATCGGCGGCGCGATCCGCCGCGGTCACCCGAGCGCCGGCGCGTCGACCGGCTCGATGGGGCCGTCGTCGACCGCGCCGTCGTCGATCGCCGGCGCGTCGGGCACCCCGCCGTCGTCGATCACGGGCGCGTCGGGCCCCGCCCCGTCGATCGGCCGCCCCAGCTCGACGTCGAGCTCGCACGCGCCCGCGAGCAGCGCCAGCGCGACGGCGAGCACGCGGCCGATCACGGCGCCTCGAGCAGCCGGCGCACGTCGGCGGCGCGCGGGCTGTCCGCGTGTCGGTCGAGGAACGCGCGGGCCGCGGACCGCTGCGCGTCGCGGCGCCCGAGCCGGCCGAGCACCGCGAGCACGCGCAGCTCGGCGCTCGTCGCCATCGCGCCGCTCGGCCAGCGCGCGAGGTAGGCGCGCCACGCGGCCAGGCCGTCCGCGGGATCGGCGGCCTCGCGCGCGGCGGCGGCGCGGTACGCCGCCACCTGGGCGGCCAGCGGATCCGGCGCCGGTGATGCGTCGCGATCGTCGCCTGGCGCCGGTGATGCGTCGCGATCGTCGAGGGGCGCCGGGCGCGAGGTCGGGGTCGGCCGTGGGCGCGCCGCCGGCGCAAGACCGTCGTCGGTCGCCGAGCGCGCAGCCGGCGAGATCGGGGTCGGCCGCGGGCGCGCCGACGGCGCAAGACCGTCGTCGGTCGCCGGGCGCGCAGCCGGCGAGATCGGGGTCGGCCGCGGGCGCGCCGACGGCGCGAGACCGTCGTCGGTCGCCGGGCGCGCAGCTGGCGACGTGGACGCGTGCGCCGGGGGCGTCAGCGCGACGATGGTCTCGGCGTCGGCGACGCCCGCGTCGACGGCCTCGACCGGAGGGGCGACCGCCGGCTCGATCGCCGCGTCGATCGCGTCCCCCAGCTGATCGATCCCCGCCGCCGACGTCGCGCCGGTCAGATCGATCACCTCGCACAGCGGATCGGCCTGGACGACGCGGGCGAAGCCGGCGAACACGCGCACCTGGGTCGCGTCGCCGCGCACCGACACCTGGGCGCTGCCCTCGACCTCGGCCGTGCATCGCGGGCCCGCGATCATCACGGCGCCGAGGGTCTCGACCGTGCCGGCGCTGATGTGCAGCGTGCGGCCGACCAGCCGGGCCTCGGCCGGCCCGACCACCGACGCGTGGCCGCGCCCGACCGCGAGCTCGACCCGCGCGCCGTCGGCCACGATCACCGCGCGCGGCGGCGCGCCTGGGCGCTCGCGCACGATCGTCGCGACGCTCGCGAGCGCGACGCCCGCGACCAGCACGCCGGCCAGCACCAGCACCCGACGACGACGACGCGGGCGCGGCGGCGCGCCGGCGAGCGCGGCCTCGACCCGCTGGCGCACCCGCGCGCGCGCGCCCAGCGGCACGTCGATGTCGCGCAGCGGGCCCCACGGCGGCGTCACGGCGCGCCCCCGTGCCGGCGCTGCCACAGCTCGGTGAACTGCGCGCGGGCGAGCGTGCGCCGCGACCGGACGGTGTTGACCGGGATGCCGAGGATGGCCGCGACCTCGCTCGGCGCCAGCTCCTCGAGCTCGGCCAGCACCAGCACCGCGCGCAGCTTGGGGCTCATGCGCGTGAGCACGTCGGCGACCTGATCCTGGGCCTGGTGCGTGGCGAAGTGCTCGGCGGGCGTCGCGACCCGCGCCAGCAGCGCCGCGCCCTCGACCACCCACCGCTTCATGCGTCGCAGCCGCCAGAAGCGGTGGTGCTCCGACACGACGCGCACGGTGATCGCGCGCAGCCACGCCAGCGGGTGCACGACCTCGGGCGTGTGGGCCAGGAGCGCGTGCACGCGCAGGAACGTCCGCTGGGTCACGTCTTCGGCCTCGGCCGCGCTGACCCCGGCCCGGCGCACCAGCCGGTAGACGTCGTCGAAGTGGCGCTCGTACAGCGCCGCCCACGCGGCGGCGCGGTCGCCCGACACCGGATCGGCGCCCGGGCGGGTCGTGGGCTGGGTCGAGGCGAGGGCCACCAGGGGAGGTAGTGGCGCGAGGGCGTTGGATCGATCAGTAGAACGTTCAGGATCCGGGCGGCCCGACGACGCCCGGGCCGGGAGCTCGGTCACCTCGCACCGAGCGCGATGTCGAGGCCCAGCCCGGCGGCCAGCGTGGCCCAGGGCGAGCGCCCGACCTCGGCGCCGGCGACGGTGTAGCGGTCGGCGATCGGATAGAGCGTGCCGTCGAGCTCGAGCCGCACCGACACGCCGAGGCCGAGCTGCAGCCCGAGCGCCGCGGCGGCGACCGCGGTCGGGTGCAGGCGCGTGGCCGCGACGCCCATGGTGTCGACCCGGCTGACCACCAGGCCGCCGCCGGCGCCGCCCTCGACCCAGGCGCGGCCGCGGGTGCGCGCGCCGACGGTGGCCTGCAGCGCCCAGGGCTGCCGGGTCGCGGCGGCATCGAGCGGCGCCGCCAGCGCGCCGACGTCGCCCCAGTCGAACGCGACCCGGACCCGGGCGTCGTGCCAGCGCGAGCGCCAGGCGCCGTCGACCCGGGTCGCCCCGGTGCGCGCGACGTCGCTGGCGAACACCAGCGCGCGGCCGGCGCCGACGAACCAGCGCGGCGAGGATCGTGGGCTGGTCGGGGGGATACGAAGCGCGGGGGGCTCGACCGGCGCGGCGGGCTCGGTCACGGCGGGCGCGCGCGGTGGCGGCGCGGCCAGCTCGATCAGCCACGCGTCGGCCAGCGCCGCGATCGCGCCGGCCAGCGCCGCGCAGTCGCGCCCCGCGACCCGCTGCTCCTCGAGCTGATCGCCGCGGGTCATCGTCACGGCCGCGCCGTCGGGGCCGTCGAGCACCGCGATCGTGACGTCGGCGTCGGCGCCGTCGACGACCGCGACCGTGTCGGGCAGCGCGGCGATCACCCTGGCCGCGTCGGGACAGGCGCCGTCGACGGTCACCCGCACCGTGGGCCCCGCCGCCGCGGTCGCGGTCACCAGCACCAGGCCGCACGGGACGATCGCGCGCACGCGTCGACGCTAGCACGGGCGCGCCGACGGCCGATCACCGCCCGCGCGCACCCGTGCGGCCCATCACCGTGCATTGTCGGGCGGAGCGCGCTAGCGTGCGCCACCGTGACCGTCGTCCCGCTCCCCGACGCTACGCCCGGCGCGCTCGAGCACGCGCTGGCGACCGTGTTCGGGTTCGCGACCCTGCGCCCGGGCCAGGCCGAGGTCATCGCCGACGTCCTCGAGGGCCGGCCGGTGATCGCGGTGATGCCGACCGGCGCCGGCAAGTCGCTGTGCTACCAGCTGCCGGCGGTCGTGCTGGGCGCGGCCGGCGGCGTGACGCTGGTGGTGTCGCCGCTGATCGCGCTGATGAAGGATCAGGTCGACGCGCTGGTCGCGCGCGGGGTCGCGGCGGTGGCGCTGACCAGCGCGGCCTCGTCCGAGCAGCAGCGCGACATCCTCGACGGGCTCCGGGTCGGCGCGTTCTCGATCATCTTCGTCGCGCCCGAGCGGTTCAAGAGCCCGCGCTTCGTCGACGCGCTCCGTGACTGCGGCGATCGCCTGGCGCTGCTCGCGATCGACGAGGCCCACTGCATCAGCGAGTGGGGCCACGACTTCCGCCCCGACTACCGCCGGCTGGGTGACGCGGTCCGGTCGCTGCACCCGCCGCGCCTGGCCGCGTTCACCGCCACCGCGACGCCCGAGGTCCGCGCCGACATCGCGGTCCAGCTCGACATGGCGGCGCCGCGCTTCCACGTGCGCGGGTTCGATCGCCCCAACCTCACCTACGAGGTCGAGCGCGTGCGCGGCATCGACGACAAGTCCCAGCGCATCACCCAGCTGGCCCGGACCCGCGACAGCGGCGTCGCGCTGGTCTACGCCGCGACCCGCAAGAACGCCGAGAAGTACGCCGAGACGCTCAAGCGCGCCGGCATGCGCGTGCGCGTCTACCACGCCGGCCTCGACGACCGCACCCGCGACGAGGCCCAGGACACGTTCATGGCCAACAAGCTCGACGCGGTGGTCGCCACCAACGCGTTCGGCATGGGCATCGACAAGGCCGACATCCGCGTGGTCGTCCACGCCGACATCCCGCGCAGCCCCGAGGCCTACTACCAGGAGTGCGGGCGCGGCGGGCGCGACGGCCGCCCGACCCGCTGCGTGCTGCTGTTCGGCGCCGGCGACGTGCGCCTGCAGGAGTTCCTGATCGACGCGTCGTACCCGTCGGCCGACGTGCTGCGCGCGCTGTGGAAGCTGCTGCGCGACGAGCCGAGCCTGGGCACCGGCGACGCCGAGGACCGCCTGGGCAAGCGCCTGCCGGGCGAGCCGCACGCGTCGACCGTAGGCGCGGCGCTGCGGATCCTCGAGCGCCACGGCCTGCTCGCCGCCGACGGCAACGGCTGGAGCGCGGTGCGGCCCGACCCGGGCAGCTACCCGCCGCTCGACGTCGAGGCCCTGGCCCGGCGGGCCGAGGTCGAGCGCAGCAAGCTGCGCGCGATGATCGACTACGCCTGGAGCGCGCGCTGTCGGCGCCAGATGATCCTGGAGTACTTCGGCGACGAGGACTGGGCCGACCCCGCCCGCCGGTGTGGCTCGTGCGACGTGTGCGACGCGGCCGCGCGCGGCGACGCCAACCTCGACGACGGCACCCGGGCCGCGGTCGTCGGCGTGCTCGAGCTGGTCGGCGTGCTGCGCGGCCGGTTCGGGCGCACGCGCGTGGCGTCGCTGGCCGCCGGCGGCGACGACGACGAGCGCTTCGCCGAGCTGCCCGAGCGCGGCTGCCTGCGCGGCTGGTCCCAGCGCGACGTGCTCGACCTCCTGCGCACGCTCGAGGGCGGGGCGCTGATCGAGGCGTCGCGCGGCGAGTACCCGACGGTGGCGCTGACCAAGCGGGGCGAGCAGGTCGTCGCCGGCACGCTCGACGTCGACTCGCTGGGGCTGCGGGTGACCGCGCCGTCCGCGCGCGCGCGCAAGCCGCGCGGCCCACGCAAGCGTCGTCGCGAGCCGTGAGACCGCTGGCGGCGCGGGCGTGGTCGCCGGCGTGGGCGCCGGCGGCGCGAGGTCAGGGCGTGGTCGCCGGCGCGGGCGTGGTCGCCGGCGCCGCCGGCGCGGGCGTGGTCGCCGGCGCGGGCGTGCCCCCGGTCGCCGGCGTGCCCCCGGTCGCGGGCGCGTCGCCGTCGACGCCGTCGCAGTTCTGATCGATCCCGTCGCCGGGCGGATCGTTCGCCAGCGGCCGGATCTGCGGATCGTTGTCGTTGCAGTCGAGGCGGCCCGGCCCCTCGGAGCACGCGTGGTCGCCGTCCTTGTCGGTGCCCGGCTTGCAGCGCGGCGGCCCGCCGTAGCAGGCCATCAGCGTCATCACCACGGCGCCCCCGCCGGCGACCGCCGCCAGGCGCCGCAGCAGCCCCGATCCGCGCGGCCCGGGCCGATCGCAGTGGGGACACGCCGCCCGACCCGCCGGCACCAGTCCGTCACAGTGCACGCACACGTTCAGGCGGCTCATGTC is a window from the Myxococcales bacterium genome containing:
- a CDS encoding YXWGXW repeat-containing protein; protein product: MPPPALYESMTQSPGYGYVWIDGYWHWNSFEWVWMSGRWVQEQPGYYYVQPYYDYSNSQYVYYPGYWSTPDRLPPRAQVQDHRGQGRPPIATRPPIVQGNQPRPPIVQGNQPRPPVVQPPITQPRPPIVQPQGPVAQPPIVRPPQPQPPIYVPPPREPSAPPVVQPPPARPPVYQPAPVRPVRPTPPPPTRPIQAQPRPQPPVSAPPPREPSAPPVVQQPDRPSRPAPQPIAPRPRTITPSAPPPARTTPPARTPQAPPTRATPTPPARTPQAPPTRSAPPPREPSAPPVVREPSSPTRPNHR
- the trpS gene encoding tryptophan--tRNA ligase, giving the protein MKTVFSGIQPSGDLHIGNYIGAIRNWITLQDQYRSFFSIVDYHAITQDYAPKEMSRRVFDMATDILALGVDPDKAVLFVQSMVPEHTELCWVFDAVTGHGDLERMTQFKDKSQSQPDNINAGLFQYPVLQAADILLYKAELVPVGQDQVQHIELARRIARSFNHRWGKVFPECEPKLTTTPKVLGLDGQQKMSKSLGNHIPLSSIEEKPLRKLLSRAVTDVKRVERTDPGDPDVCNVFAWHGIFSTDEDRAWVREGCTTAGIGCVDCKGRLAERILAHFGPYRERRAELVAHPERVRDALYAGAEKARAVARKTMDEVHHKLGLWR
- a CDS encoding sigma-70 family RNA polymerase sigma factor, encoding MALASTQPTTRPGADPVSGDRAAAWAALYERHFDDVYRLVRRAGVSAAEAEDVTQRTFLRVHALLAHTPEVVHPLAWLRAITVRVVSEHHRFWRLRRMKRWVVEGAALLARVATPAEHFATHQAQDQVADVLTRMSPKLRAVLVLAELEELAPSEVAAILGIPVNTVRSRRTLARAQFTELWQRRHGGAP
- a CDS encoding ATP-dependent DNA helicase RecQ translates to MTVVPLPDATPGALEHALATVFGFATLRPGQAEVIADVLEGRPVIAVMPTGAGKSLCYQLPAVVLGAAGGVTLVVSPLIALMKDQVDALVARGVAAVALTSAASSEQQRDILDGLRVGAFSIIFVAPERFKSPRFVDALRDCGDRLALLAIDEAHCISEWGHDFRPDYRRLGDAVRSLHPPRLAAFTATATPEVRADIAVQLDMAAPRFHVRGFDRPNLTYEVERVRGIDDKSQRITQLARTRDSGVALVYAATRKNAEKYAETLKRAGMRVRVYHAGLDDRTRDEAQDTFMANKLDAVVATNAFGMGIDKADIRVVVHADIPRSPEAYYQECGRGGRDGRPTRCVLLFGAGDVRLQEFLIDASYPSADVLRALWKLLRDEPSLGTGDAEDRLGKRLPGEPHASTVGAALRILERHGLLAADGNGWSAVRPDPGSYPPLDVEALARRAEVERSKLRAMIDYAWSARCRRQMILEYFGDEDWADPARRCGSCDVCDAAARGDANLDDGTRAAVVGVLELVGVLRGRFGRTRVASLAAGGDDDERFAELPERGCLRGWSQRDVLDLLRTLEGGALIEASRGEYPTVALTKRGEQVVAGTLDVDSLGLRVTAPSARARKPRGPRKRRREP
- a CDS encoding putative metal-binding motif-containing protein: MSRLNVCVHCDGLVPAGRAACPHCDRPGPRGSGLLRRLAAVAGGGAVVMTLMACYGGPPRCKPGTDKDGDHACSEGPGRLDCNDNDPQIRPLANDPPGDGIDQNCDGVDGDAPATGGTPATGGTPAPATTPAPAAPATTPAPATTP